The following is a genomic window from Citrifermentans bemidjiense Bem.
GTTTTGACGGCCTTTTTCAGCGTCGTCCCCAAGGAAGGGTTGAAGTTGGACATTATGGCGTCGAAGGCGGTCTTATTGAAGTTGTAACCGGTCTCCATCCGCGGGACGTTGGCGTATTCCGCCTCACCTTGCCGGATCGAGCCGTTCACCTGAGCAAAGATGATCTTTTCCGGAGAGTAGTCCATGTATTGGGTGCGGTAGCTAAGCGGCACATCAAGCACCAGCACCGGATAACCGGCAACGGGCTCGACTATCTTCCAGGTACCTTCGAGGCTGAGGGGTGCCCCCTGCCCGAAGAACTGCAAAGTGCCGCTGGTCCCGGAGCCAGAGAAGCGCACCGAGAGGTAACTGCCGATGTAAAGCCCGCCATAGAGCTGGTCGCCTGCGGCCGGGAACCTGGCAGGGATGTCGGAGACCTTGGCGACGTTCATCAGCATGCTGTTGGGATAACCGCCCAGCCAGACGGAGTAGTGGTCGCTCTTGCGCGTAAAGGTCATCTTGTACGCTTCGGATCCTGCCGGGAAGGTGGCTGCCGGGTTGATGGGGGAGCTCTGTCTGGTCAGGAAGCTCGCGATCCCTTTGCCGGCCACGTCCATCTTGCTCACCGTGATGATCTCGCTGTCCCCGGTTTGGATGTTGGTCCAGGTGGCGGTGCCGTCGGCATTGAAAACCAGCTTGCCCGAAGATGCGTTGTCGTCTTCAGGCACCCACCCGGTTTTGGAGAGGACGTAGTTGTTGGTGGTATCGGTCGCTGCGGCCCAGCTCGAATTGAGCGTGTCGTAGCGGAAGAACTCCTCGGTCAGCGCATAGCCGTCGGTACCTTGGGCGCCGAGTTTCACCTTGCCGTACTCGTAGGTCACGGTGCCTAAGTCGTACTGCCTGTCCAAATAGAAGAAGCCGTCGGTCCCGAGGGCGGTCTGGAAGGAGCCGACGACGGGAGCGGTCGCCGCCTGCGCTATGCTCGCCTGCAGCGCTCCCGCATTGCTGGTGTCGATGGTCACGGCCGTGGTGGCAAGGGCCGTCGGGTTGAAGCTGCCGCTGGCTTTGGCCGTGTCCACTTCGCTCGAGATGGTGTTAAGCTGCGCCACCACCTCGGAGACTACCATCTTGATGACGTCGTTCAGGTTGGCCGTGGGGGCTGCCGTCGAGATCGCCGTCATGTTGCTGCCGATCGCCGAAGCTACGACCTGCGCCACCATGCTCACCCTCTCGTATTCGAGGCTCGCTCCTTTTTTCTGGACGAAATCGTCGAAAAGGCTGGTGGCGTCGGCAACCCCCAGGTTGGTTTTCACCACAGCCTCGGCTGCGGCCACGTTCAGCACCGGGTTGGTCTCGATCTGGTTGTGGATCAGCGTGGTAAGCGGAGTGATAACCACCTGGCCGTCGGCTGTCTTCGGGGCGTTGGGTGGTGTGGAGAGGACGTAGCTGTCGGTAAGCGTGGTAGCGCTACCCCCCTCGTGGTTTTTGGTGACGGATGCTTCCGCGCGGACCACGAGGGCATGAGCCGCGAGCTGGGCGGCGGTGACCCCGGTAATAGTGTAGCTGCCGTCGACCGCGGTCATGGCGGTTGGTTCTCCGGTAGTGAACTGTTTGTCGTCGTTCAGATCCAGAAACACCCTGGCGTTTTCGAGATAACCGTCGGCGACGACGCCATGTACGCTGTTCCCGGAGGTCACCCCCCCTCCTCCGCCGCCGCAACCTGCGGCAAGGAAAACGCCCAGTGTCAGTATCCCTTGTAACCCCCTCCTCAGTACGCGATAGTTCATTGACTCTCCTTTTCTCGGGTTCTTTCAGGGCCTGCAGGCCCTGAAGCAGAACTGCCTTTGATTTGCAGATCGAATACATCTATCGGTACCAGTGAGTGAGACATTAGTCTTATTTGACTGTACGACAACCTTCACATAGAATCATCCAAGCGTTCGCCGCACTTTTAAGCCAGACTCAGCCACTTCAATTCAATCCAAGGGAGCCCCCATGAAGATAGAAACTTCTCGCCTGAACCCAATACAACATGCCACCGCAGCGCTCGTCATCGGCTGTTTCGAAGACGCCAAAGACGACCTCTTCGCCGCCTGCGACAAAGAGCTCGACGGGTACCTCACCTCCCTTTTCGAAAGCCGCGAGTTTACCGGCAAGTCCGGCAGCTCCCTTCTATTGCACACCATGGGGAAGCTCCCGGCCCAAAGGCTCCTCCTGGTGGGGCTCGGCAAAAAGGGAGATGTCAAAGGGGAGCTTTTGCGCCGCGCGGCAGGAACCGCCGTTGGGGCGCTGCAGGGAGTCCGCGTCGCCAGCTTCAGCAGCGCACTGCACCTTTGCTGTCAATTACCGAAGGCGCTGGAAGCCGTCGTGGCGGGTACCCTTCTGGGGAGCTACAGGTTCGATCTCTACAAAACCAAGGATAAAGAGGAGCGCTTCCAGTTCGACTCCATGACCCTGCTCCTTGGCGAAGAGAAGGATACCGGCGACACGCGTCTCAGGATCGAACAGGCGGAGCAGCTCTGCCGCGGGGTCTGCCTCGCGCGCGACCTGGTGTCGCACCCGGGGAACGTGGTGACACCCGGCTACTTGGCGCAAGAGGCGCAGGAACTCGCGACACGCCACGCACTGGAATGCAAAGTGTACGAACAGGACGAACTGGAGTCGCTTGGCATGAATGCGCTTTTGGGGGTGGGAAAGGGGGCGGCCGAACCTCCGCGCCTGATCGTAGTCCGCTACCGGGGCGAAGGGGCCAAGGGGCGCCCGGTGGTGCTGGTCGGCAAGGGAATCACCTTCGACTCGGGCGGGATCTCCATCAAGCCGGGACCGGGGATGGAGGAGATGAAGACGGACATGGCGGGAGCCGCGGCAGTACTCGGGACGCTGGAGGCGGCGGCGCTTTTGCAGCTGCCGGTGGACCTGGTCGGCGTCATTCCCACTGCCGAGAACATGCCCGACGGCAAGGCCTTCAAGCCCGGGGACGTGCTGGCCTCGCTCTCCGGGACCACCATCGAGATCACCAACACCGACGCCGAGGGGCGGCTGATACTCTGCGACGCGCTCCACTTCGCCCAGAAGTTCAAGCCGGCTGCCATGATCGATCTCGCCACCTTGACCGGCGCCTGCGTGGTCGCCTTGGGGCACGAGGCGAGCGCCGTTCTCGGCAACGACCAGCGCCTGGTGGACGCACTGAAAAAGAGCGGGGACGAGACCGGGGAACGGCTTTGGCAGCTGCCGCTTTGGGACGAGTACGGCGAGGGGATGAAGAGCGACATCGCGGATATAAAAAACGCCGGGAGCAGGGACGGCGGAACCATCAAGGCGGCCTGGTTCCTGAAGCAGTTCGTGGGAGAGACTCGCTGGGCCCACCTGGACATCGCCGGCACCGCCTGGAGCGACAAGGGGCGCCCCTACTCCCCCAAGGGGGCGACCGGGATCGGGGTACGCCTGCTGATCGAGTACCTGCGGCAGAAGTAGAGGGTTTAGGGACGGCGGGGCCAGTGGTGCAGGAACACCGGCACCAGGGCAGAGAGGGCCAAAAACCCCATGGCGAGCATGGATTTCCCGGACAAGAGATCCGATGCCTCATGCACCTGGCGCAACTGGGCCCCGGTAAAGGCGTAGATCGCGGAGCCGGGGAGCATGCCGGCGACCGTGGTCCAGGCGAAGGTCTTCAGCGGAATCCTGGTCATGGCAGCACCGTAGTTGATGACGCAGAAGGGGGCGATGGGGAGCAGCCGCAGTACCAGCAGGTAATGCGGGCCGTGATGGGACATCTCCAGGTTGAAGCGCGAGAGCTGCTCGGAGAAGTGCCGCTGCACCCAGTGCCCCAGGAGGAAGCGTCCCGCCTCGAAGGCGGCCACCGCGCCGGCGGTCCCGGCTAGGGTGACGTATAGGGTCGCGGGAAAGGTCCCGAACAGCATCCCCCCCGCCAGGGTGAGCGCCAGCGCCCCCGGTAGAAAGAACGCCGTCATGAAGAATAGGGTCAGGAAAAACAGCACCGCCTTAGAGTAGTGCCTGTGCACCATCTGCAACAGGTAGTCCCTGTGCTCGCCGGCGTGCCGCACGCTGAACCCCTCGTCCTCCAAAAGCCAGATCGTGGCGACCGCAGCCCCCACCATAAGCATCAGGATGAACACCTTCATCGCCCTTCGTTTTCGACTCATCGCCGCCTTCCTGGCCGTTTCGGCCCGTCCCCGTCCGCCTCGCCGCAGCGTTGACATCCTTTTCCTGCTGGGTACCCTATAAAAGTTTTTAATACTATATAAATTGCGCTCTCCTGCAAGAAACCTTCAGGACGAGCGGGGACCGGCGATGCGAGCCCACCCATGTCACGTACCTTTTCCGTAATGACCTACAACGTCCACAGCTGTATTGGCACGGACCGCCAGCTTTCACCGCTCAGGATCGCCGAGGTGATCGACCGGTGCAACCCGGACATCGTCGCGCTGCAGGAACTCGACGCAGGGCTGCCGCGCACCGAGATGATCGACCAGGCGCACCTGATAGCCATGACCCTTGAAATGTCGTTCCATTTCCATTCCTCCATACATCTGAAAGAAGGGGGGTACGGCAACGCCATCCTGAGCCGCTCCCCGGTGCAGCTGATCAAGGCAGGCGCCGTTCCTACCGACCCGTTGCACCCATCCTTTGAGCGCCGGGGGGCGCTCTGGGCGGAGGTGGAGCTGCATGGCGTGAAGATCCAGGTACTGGCCACGCACTTCGGGCTGAACCGCGGCGAACGGGTACGCCAGGCCAGGGCCGTCACCGGCCCCGAATGGCTCGGCCACCCCGAGTGCCTGCCTCCGGCGGTTCTCTGCGGCGACTTCAACGCCCTCTTCGGCTCATCGGTGTACCGGCTCCTTACCCGGCAACTGCATGACGTGCAGCGCAAGGTTAAGGGGCGCCTCCCCCGGGGGACCTGGCCCGCCCAACTCCCCTTCATGCGCATCGACCACCTGTTCGTCACTCATAACCTCAAGGTTCGCAGTGTCAGCGTGCCGAGAAACCCGTTAACCCGGGTCGCCTCGGATCACCTGCCGCTGGTTGTCACGCTGGAGCTGCCATGAGCGTCTTGAAGCCGGGCCAGAACTGCATGGGGATCTATGAGGCCGACAGCACCGGCGTGCTGGTGGATGCTTGCGATTACTATCGTGCCTTCTACCACACGGCGCTCTCCGCCCAAAGCTACCTGCTCCTCGCCGGATGGCAGTTCGATTCCGAAGTGAAGCTTCTGCGCGGCAAGGAGGAGGCAGCCGCCGGAGAGGTGCGCTTCCTGCAGTTTCTGAACGCCCTGTGCCAGGCGAACCCGGCGCTCCAGATCTACATCCTCGCCTGGGACTTCAGCGCCGTCTTCTCGCTGGAAAGGGAATGGTTCCAGAACATCATCTTCAACTGGTCGGGAAACGAGCGCATCCACTTTCGTTTCGACTCCGTCCACGCCTACGGCGCCACCCACCACCAGAAGTTCGTCATCGCGGACGGCGTGCTCGCCTACGCGGGGGGGATGGACATCTGCTCCTCGCGCTGGGACGACCGACGCCACATGCGGGAAAATCCGCTCAGGGTCGACGTGGACGGCACCCGGTACGGCTCCTACCACGACATCCAGACCTATCACACCGGCGAGGTTGTCGGCGTGCTGTTCGAGCTGTTCCGGCAGCGCTGGAGCGATTCCGGCGGCGCGCCGCTGAAGCTCCCCCAGGTGGGCGCCCTGACGCCGCAGGTACCGGTAAACGCCTTCATCCTTCCCGCGGGCCGCGTGGCCCTTAGCCTAACCGTGGCCCCGGCGCCTCAGACCACGCAGCGCAAAGTGAGCGAGATCCGCCGCCTGTTCGTGGACGCCATCATGTCGGCGGAGCACCTGGTCTACCTGGAAAACCAGTATTTCAGCTCGCAGGCCATCTACTGGACCCTGGTGGCGCGCATGACGCTTCCCGACCGCCCCCGCCTCCAGATCGTCATGATGCTCCCGGACCGTCTCCCTCTGACCGAGGAACTCTTCCTAGGGCTCCCCCAGATGAAGATGATCCGTTCGCTGCAGTTGGTGGCGGAGAAGACCGGGCACCAGCTGAGCGTCTACTCTTCGGCGGAGATGGACCACGGCAACCGCAAGATGACCTTCATCCACTCGAAGCTTCTGGCGATCGACGACCGCTTCCTCACCATAGGCTCGGCCAATGCCACCAACAGGAGCATGGGGTTGGATACAGAGCTGAACCTGAGCTGGGAGGCAACCGGCCCGGAAGATCCACTGGTGCCTGCGATCCGCAGGCTGCGCGGTTCCCTTCTGGCAGAACACGCAGGGCTTGCCGGTTCCGATGAAGAGGAGAAGTTCGCAGAGGTGGAGAACCTGACCCGGCACCTGGAATGCATGGCCGACGACCACGAGGCGCGCCTTTGCCGGTATCAGGCGGACCCGACGCTTGAGAAGAGCGACTGGCCGGACGCGCTGGAGCCGATAGCACGGGTAGTCGACCCGGAGCAGCCCATCGACAACGAGTTTCTCTTCGAGAGCATCTCCAAGTCGGAGCTAGGCTCCTTCGCCAAGGGGATCTTCAAGCTGAGCCAGATGATGATCGGCCTGTGATGAAACTAGGGGGAAAAACCGGAAAAGGAGGTACGGCAGATGGCTGAAGATAAAGGGAAAACGGCGGTGGAAACGGACCGGCACGAGTGCGACGTCAGGGTGTGGTGCCCCTCCTGCAAGCGCTCGGACTACACGCAGGACGGGGACAAGTACCTCTGCGCCTCCTGCGGCAAGATCATGAACCTGCAGCACGAGATGCACCACGAGCATTTCCCCCACCTATCCGGCGGCGAAGACGAGATGAGCTGAGCTGAGCCCCGTACGCCGGGCAAAAAACAACCCCCTCCGGAATGGAGGGGGTTGCTGGTTGAAGAGAAAGGGGCTAGCACGGCAGCCCCGGCCCTTCCCCCGACCCCACCGACTCGACCCGCGGCACCACGTCAGCAAACAGAAGCCGCGCCATGTCCCTCACCTCCTCCGCGGTAACGGCGGCGATAGCCTCCAGCGAGACTCCCACCGGCTCGGGCGCACCCAGCAATGAGGTGGTGTTGGAGATCCTGCGCACCTGGGTCTCGCAGTCGTCAAGGGCCATGAGGCGCGCAGAGCGTATCTGCTCCTTGGCGGCAGCAAGCATCTCCTCGCTCACCTTCTCCTCGCAAAACCTCATCACCTCGCCGTGGCAGACGTCGACCGCCTCCTGGGCCCGGTCCGCGCTGGTCCCGGCGTAGATCATCAGTGCCGCGGAATCCGTGTAGGAGGACATCATGGAATAGACCGTGTAGGCAAGGCTGCGCCGCTCGCGGACCTCGCGGAACAGGCGCGAGTTCATTCCGGTGCCGAGGATCTGGTTGAACACGGCCAGTTTGTGGCGATGCTGGTTCCCCGCCGGCGGCAGCGGATACCCCATGTAAAAGAGGGTCTGCTCCAGTGGGCGCGGGAAATGCCTGTTCTCCCCTATGGCGCTTTGCCACCCCTGCTCCTGCTGTTTCACCTGCGGCGATCCGGTCGGAAGCGCCCCCAGGGCGCGGTCGGCCTGCTCCACCATCCGGTCGTGCTCCACGTTCCCCGCGACCGAGACTATGGTGGCGCTGGATAGGTAGTTGGAGAGCTTGTAATCCATCAGGCGGTTCCTTTCGATGGCCCCGATGCTCTCCGAGGTGCCGAGGATGGGGGAGCCAAGAGGATGCCCCTGCCAGAATCCCAGGTGGAACTGGTTGTAGATGAAGCGGCTCGGGGTGTCCTGGTTCATCAGGATCTCCTGCAGCACCACGGCGCGCTCCTTCTCCACCTCCGTCTCGGGAAGCCAGGAGTTGACGAACATGTCGGCTAGGATGTCGAAGGTCGCCGGGATGATCGAGGCGAGCGCGACGGCGTAGTAGAAAACCTCCTCCTGGCTGGTATAGGCGTTGGCCCGGGCGCCTATGCTGTTGAACTCGTCGGTGATCTGGTCGGCGCTACGGGTAGGCGTCCCCTTGAAGAGGAGGTGCTCTATGAAATGGGAGGCCCCGGCGCAATCGGCCGGCTCGTTCCTCGTGCTGCTGTCGTTCCTGATCCCGACCGCGGCGCTCTGCATGCCGGGGATCTGCTGGCTCACCACCCGGATCCCGTTGGAAAGGGTGGTCATGCGCACCTGGGGAGTACTTTGTGTGGTCGACATGGTTGCTCCTTGAAAGCTGTGGAAATCGCTCCAGTTTGGCTGGGCGCAATTATAGCATGTTGTTTGGGGCTAGAAGCGTCCTCCCCCGCCGGGCTTCAGCTGCCGGAGGGGAGGCAAGCCCAGTGGGGAGGCTTTCAAGGGGAAAAAGGAAACGGCGGTCGACGCAGCGTCATTTGAAGTCGGCGTACCTGGAGATTACGTAGTCCCTGCCCTTCGCGTCTTTTTCGTGGCAGCCGAAGCAGTCTCTTTTGCCGTCGAGCCCGGAAGGTTTCCCATCGGGGGTGAACCCGGCAAAACGCCAGCCGCCGGTCTGCTGCTCTTTCCTGTCTTTTTGCATCACGACGATCATGTTTTTCTTGCCCGGCACCTTGTTGCCGTTTTCTTCCTTGATGGAGTAGTTCACCGCGACGAACCGGCTTCCGTCCGGGTAGGCCCCGCCGCTTTTGTAGCTTTTCATCGCCTTCTTGTCCACGTAGATGTAGTGGATGCCGTAAAAGAGCGACTTTTTGTCCGTGTCGATCCGGGCCTTGCTCTTATCCCACTTCTCGTATCCCTTGGGAAGAGCGGTCTGGCCCGCCGCCGCTGCCGCCGTGACGCCGAGGATGGCGCCGAGAACCATCAGGGAAATTGCCTTTTTCATGTCAAGCCTCCGCTTTGTGTGAATTTTAGTCCCGAAAACTGCCCAAAAATACCATACGCCCCCCCCCTTTCAAAGGGAGAGGCTGCATTAATTCCTGTCCCCGCCTGGGCGTCCTATGCCGGCCGAGGTCGCGTTCGACCAGGGAAACTCCGCCAGGTGCGCCGCCAGTTCATCCTTGTGGTAGCGGTCCACCTTCTGGAAAAAGAGCACCGCCGCCATGGCAACGGGAAGGGTGTAGATGAAGAAGCCGGTGATGGCCATCAGCCGCTCGCCGATGTAGAGCGTGACCGTGAGGTTGAAGGCGACCACGCAGAGGTAGAGAAAGGGGCCGTAGAAGGCGCGCAAAGGGGGCGCGGCGACACCGGCGGGCTTCTCCTCACCTTCCCCCCCGAAACGGTCAATCAGCTGCAAAGCGGCAACCAGCAGCGCGCTCACCAGCAGCCAGCCGAGATAGTTGGAAATGGGGATCCCGAAATGCGCTCCCACCTCCTTGTAGCCGTAGATCCTCCCGAGAAACCACCTGCTACCCTGCAGCGCGACCGGGTCGGTGATTATATCCAGGAAGACCTGGAACAAGGAGGCGAGGAACAAGACGCAAAAGGAGCGTCTCAGGCGGCCTGTTTCCAGAAGCACCAGGTCCCGCCCGACCCTCTTGACCGGCCCTAGTACGAGGAGCGCCGTCGCGTAGCTGCAGTAGGTGAGAAAGACGTAGGAAAGCGAGTCGAAGAAGGGGACCCCCGCTACCCAGAGTTCGCGATCCCTTGTCGCATCCACGTAGTAGTACCAGCCGTAGGGAAATCCGGTATTGATGGAGCTGTACTCGGAGGCGAAGGCGATCAGGTAGCCGGCGACGGTGAAGAGGACCGTCTTTCTCCATCCCAGGTGCAGCACGGCCGCCACCAGGTAGGTAGCGAAGAAGGCGAAGACGTAGGGACGCATGGTGATGGTCCCGATGGCTATGTCGAGGATGTCTGTCACAGAAAGGCCTCCGAAAGATGCGGGATCTTAAAACCAAAGCATTTACCACAGAGGACACTGAGGTACACAGAGGAAAATCTGGGGAACTGCAAAGACAAAAGACCTTGAGGTGTCCCCCCCAAGCTCTATTGCTTCTCTATGTGACGGCTTTACGGGAACTCAGCGCAAGAGCACCTGCACCGGGAAATTTTTCCTCTGTGTCCGCCTTGGCCTTGCCCGCGTGACCTCTGTGTTCCGGGGTCGGGTCGGGGCGTAAAAAGGACAGGCTACCTTTGCCACAGTAGCCTGTCCCCTGTCTGCCGTCTTTGAACTTTAAGCCGGTTGTTTAGAAGAGAGTCCCCACGATGGAGCCGATGACGGAGATGGGGCCTGCGTCTCCGAGACCTTCCATGGCCCGCTCGGTCTTCTTGAGCGTGGCGGTGGTGTCGCGGTAGAGCTGGTCCTCGTTGACCAATTTCCCCAGGGTCCCCTGGCCGGAGTTGATCTTCTGGGTGATTTCCTTCACGTTTTTCGACGCTTCGCGCAGGTCGGCATAGAGCGTCTCGTCGTTGATCAGCTTGCCCAGGGTACCTTCGCCGCGGTTCACCTTGGCGGTGATCTCCTTCACGTCCTTCAACCCGGCGTTCAGGTCCTTCGCGCCCGACCTGAGGTCGGTGATGAGCGCAGAGGCGTCGCGATAGACAGTGTCGTCGTTGACCAGCTTCCCGAGGGTCCCCTCGCCGCGCTCGATCTTGCCGGCCACCACCTTCAGGCTCTCCACCGCGCCGCTTGCGTCGTCGAAGAGCTTTCTTTCGTTCAAAAGCAGCGCCAGCGACCCCTCGCCGCGGTCCATCTTGCCGGTGATGCTGTTGATGTTGGAGATGGACTCCTTCAGGTTGCCGCGGTTCTCGTCCAGCATTACCGAGATCTTCTTCAGTACTACGTCCTGGTTGCGGTCCAGGTTGTTTACAAAGACCTTGGCGTCCTTCAC
Proteins encoded in this region:
- a CDS encoding leucyl aminopeptidase, which codes for MKIETSRLNPIQHATAALVIGCFEDAKDDLFAACDKELDGYLTSLFESREFTGKSGSSLLLHTMGKLPAQRLLLVGLGKKGDVKGELLRRAAGTAVGALQGVRVASFSSALHLCCQLPKALEAVVAGTLLGSYRFDLYKTKDKEERFQFDSMTLLLGEEKDTGDTRLRIEQAEQLCRGVCLARDLVSHPGNVVTPGYLAQEAQELATRHALECKVYEQDELESLGMNALLGVGKGAAEPPRLIVVRYRGEGAKGRPVVLVGKGITFDSGGISIKPGPGMEEMKTDMAGAAAVLGTLEAAALLQLPVDLVGVIPTAENMPDGKAFKPGDVLASLSGTTIEITNTDAEGRLILCDALHFAQKFKPAAMIDLATLTGACVVALGHEASAVLGNDQRLVDALKKSGDETGERLWQLPLWDEYGEGMKSDIADIKNAGSRDGGTIKAAWFLKQFVGETRWAHLDIAGTAWSDKGRPYSPKGATGIGVRLLIEYLRQK
- a CDS encoding TVP38/TMEM64 family protein — protein: MSRKRRAMKVFILMLMVGAAVATIWLLEDEGFSVRHAGEHRDYLLQMVHRHYSKAVLFFLTLFFMTAFFLPGALALTLAGGMLFGTFPATLYVTLAGTAGAVAAFEAGRFLLGHWVQRHFSEQLSRFNLEMSHHGPHYLLVLRLLPIAPFCVINYGAAMTRIPLKTFAWTTVAGMLPGSAIYAFTGAQLRQVHEASDLLSGKSMLAMGFLALSALVPVFLHHWPRRP
- a CDS encoding endonuclease/exonuclease/phosphatase family protein; the protein is MSRTFSVMTYNVHSCIGTDRQLSPLRIAEVIDRCNPDIVALQELDAGLPRTEMIDQAHLIAMTLEMSFHFHSSIHLKEGGYGNAILSRSPVQLIKAGAVPTDPLHPSFERRGALWAEVELHGVKIQVLATHFGLNRGERVRQARAVTGPEWLGHPECLPPAVLCGDFNALFGSSVYRLLTRQLHDVQRKVKGRLPRGTWPAQLPFMRIDHLFVTHNLKVRSVSVPRNPLTRVASDHLPLVVTLELP
- a CDS encoding phospholipase D-like domain-containing protein, yielding MSVLKPGQNCMGIYEADSTGVLVDACDYYRAFYHTALSAQSYLLLAGWQFDSEVKLLRGKEEAAAGEVRFLQFLNALCQANPALQIYILAWDFSAVFSLEREWFQNIIFNWSGNERIHFRFDSVHAYGATHHQKFVIADGVLAYAGGMDICSSRWDDRRHMRENPLRVDVDGTRYGSYHDIQTYHTGEVVGVLFELFRQRWSDSGGAPLKLPQVGALTPQVPVNAFILPAGRVALSLTVAPAPQTTQRKVSEIRRLFVDAIMSAEHLVYLENQYFSSQAIYWTLVARMTLPDRPRLQIVMMLPDRLPLTEELFLGLPQMKMIRSLQLVAEKTGHQLSVYSSAEMDHGNRKMTFIHSKLLAIDDRFLTIGSANATNRSMGLDTELNLSWEATGPEDPLVPAIRRLRGSLLAEHAGLAGSDEEEKFAEVENLTRHLECMADDHEARLCRYQADPTLEKSDWPDALEPIARVVDPEQPIDNEFLFESISKSELGSFAKGIFKLSQMMIGL
- a CDS encoding M16 family metallopeptidase — translated: MSTTQSTPQVRMTTLSNGIRVVSQQIPGMQSAAVGIRNDSSTRNEPADCAGASHFIEHLLFKGTPTRSADQITDEFNSIGARANAYTSQEEVFYYAVALASIIPATFDILADMFVNSWLPETEVEKERAVVLQEILMNQDTPSRFIYNQFHLGFWQGHPLGSPILGTSESIGAIERNRLMDYKLSNYLSSATIVSVAGNVEHDRMVEQADRALGALPTGSPQVKQQEQGWQSAIGENRHFPRPLEQTLFYMGYPLPPAGNQHRHKLAVFNQILGTGMNSRLFREVRERRSLAYTVYSMMSSYTDSAALMIYAGTSADRAQEAVDVCHGEVMRFCEEKVSEEMLAAAKEQIRSARLMALDDCETQVRRISNTTSLLGAPEPVGVSLEAIAAVTAEEVRDMARLLFADVVPRVESVGSGEGPGLPC
- a CDS encoding cytochrome P460 family protein produces the protein MKKAISLMVLGAILGVTAAAAAGQTALPKGYEKWDKSKARIDTDKKSLFYGIHYIYVDKKAMKSYKSGGAYPDGSRFVAVNYSIKEENGNKVPGKKNMIVVMQKDRKEQQTGGWRFAGFTPDGKPSGLDGKRDCFGCHEKDAKGRDYVISRYADFK
- a CDS encoding carotenoid biosynthesis protein; amino-acid sequence: MTDILDIAIGTITMRPYVFAFFATYLVAAVLHLGWRKTVLFTVAGYLIAFASEYSSINTGFPYGWYYYVDATRDRELWVAGVPFFDSLSYVFLTYCSYATALLVLGPVKRVGRDLVLLETGRLRRSFCVLFLASLFQVFLDIITDPVALQGSRWFLGRIYGYKEVGAHFGIPISNYLGWLLVSALLVAALQLIDRFGGEGEEKPAGVAAPPLRAFYGPFLYLCVVAFNLTVTLYIGERLMAITGFFIYTLPVAMAAVLFFQKVDRYHKDELAAHLAEFPWSNATSAGIGRPGGDRN
- a CDS encoding MlaD family protein, whose protein sequence is MALSVEKKVGMFFLFGLIILGLLLEVGEKWNPFEKNVPYKTYLTSITGLKVGDPVRLAGVDVGRIKGINILNDKIEINFEVKPGTRIKTDTVAGLRLTNLLGGQFLGLSFGSPNASLLEPGGVVKGKDVANIDIIVDNLSDVVKDAKVFVNNLDRNQDVVLKKISVMLDENRGNLKESISNINSITGKMDRGEGSLALLLNERKLFDDASGAVESLKVVAGKIERGEGTLGKLVNDDTVYRDASALITDLRSGAKDLNAGLKDVKEITAKVNRGEGTLGKLINDETLYADLREASKNVKEITQKINSGQGTLGKLVNEDQLYRDTTATLKKTERAMEGLGDAGPISVIGSIVGTLF